The Malus sylvestris chromosome 8, drMalSylv7.2, whole genome shotgun sequence genomic interval CCATACAGCTATATAGCTGGCCTGCTAGGTTTCACAAAATAGAACAGGAAAGGGGCaagaattttttattatttttgcatAGTTAAATATGGGGAGAGTGAAGCTTCAGATCAAAAGGATTGAGAATACGACCAATAGGCAAGTCACTTTCTCAAAAAGAAGAAACGGGCTTATCAAGAAAGCCTATGAACTCTCTGTTCTCTGCGATGTTGATGTTGCTCTCAtcatattttcttcatctgGGAGACTTAGTCTCTTCTCTGGAAATAAAAGGTAGTGATATTGTTATTCTTTTTGTTCAAGAAATATTGTTattctttttgttcttttgtttaaTTAGCAGTCAGATTAATCTGTAAATGCTAATATATGTCATGGAAtatttgttcttttgttttttgtttgatgGTACTGAAGCATTGAAGAGATTCTGGCACGGTATATTAATCTTCCTGCCAATCGGCGAGGACGGTAAGCAGATATTGACCATCAGATTATGGTTGTGATCACATTCGATCGGAGCATGTAATATTTCTTGTGTTCCTTTTGATGCATGGTTTTTCATTTACCCTTCTGGTACGATGCCTTGCTCTCCGTTTGGATCAACTTATGCAATTATAAAGTCAGCTTAATCAAGAGGTAAATAAGCAGCACTCATAAGTTACATCCTTCCAAGAATTATAtgtaaatttgtttatttatttgtatatatatgttttcaattAGGAAACAATTTCACACACTCTTTTTGTCCTCATGCACACTCCTGTTTATTTCTAGCATTTGAGttgaataaagaaaaagaaaatcaatgaacaaaaacaaacatGGGTGTgcaaaaagagaaaattgtttgcaaaattaatttcctttcatcAATTAATATCTTTATCTCTTTCAGATTTTTATTGAAGTGATGGTTAAATATGCAGTTTCTCCAAAGCGTTCTTGGTAAATTGTGGAGGGAAGTTGATCAAACCTATCAAGCAACCAGGTCTTGGTTCCCTACTTGTCTATGTTCTTCACCCTGCTTAGTTAAATTTCTAATGTAATCTTTTACCAAAATTCCTGGTCAAATGATACATTAGCTAGTCAATTTATTTGGTGAACAAAAGTTGGTGAGTATAGCAGTAGTACTCTATTGTACTGACCGTATGGTGATTGTTGCTATGATTTCATGTAATCGATGGATGCAGTCCGATGAGTGGTACTGATTCGGATCAACTGGAGGTAATTTATGAACATATTCAAGCACATACAAGTTGATTGACACGGCTTCATATTTAAATCCCTATTT includes:
- the LOC126631118 gene encoding agamous-like MADS-box protein AGL104 isoform X5, which gives rise to MGRVKLQIKRIENTTNRQVTFSKRRNGLIKKAYELSVLCDVDVALIIFSSSGRLSLFSGNKSIEEILARYINLPANRRGRQLNQEFLQSVLGKLWREVDQTYQATSPMSGTDSDQLEEIQQDIVCCKSKLEEMGNRLRIFEGEDLSEIRTLHEAEYREQILEETLKRLRVRKQVLEEYDSYATILQLPTATTNIHELVTGSPHNILVDWLLQGDPQVQIVNFLNSNGFLPLSTC
- the LOC126631118 gene encoding agamous-like MADS-box protein AGL104 isoform X6, with the protein product MGRVKLQIKRIENTTNRQVTFSKRRNGLIKKAYELSVLCDVDVALIIFSSSGRLSLFSGNKSIEEILARYINLPANRRGRQLNQEFLQSVLGKLWREVDQTYQATSPMSGTDSDQLEEIQQDIVCCKSKLEEMGNRLRIFEGEDLSEIRTLHEAEYREQILEETLKRLRVRKQVLEEYDSYATILQLPTATTNIHELVTGSPHNILVDWLLQGDPQVQIVNFLNSNGFLPLS